The following coding sequences lie in one Scatophagus argus isolate fScaArg1 chromosome 9, fScaArg1.pri, whole genome shotgun sequence genomic window:
- the trim33l gene encoding E3 ubiquitin-protein ligase TRIM33 isoform X1, producing the protein MKRIRSVADMTSALSMDAAAERGSTCSQQCSSCDDSSARCWCVDCNEALCNTCVSAHRRVTVTRSHQILDQLPAGSVSTPPTQFCRLHPSESLKLFCLTCNQRTCRDCQLMAHMNHRYQFVSEVLDGLKKQLEDWLQPVRGQRDRVRQSLLDMETRLQDIKESESQLRAELLRSYTIICQRLKSRMVDILKEVEKVCEMECDSIQRRMQKLKDLQHRWQLVTEAARKAQSSGDLSALLSFRTQIKAQLETVADQDLSPPQTMSQLRVVTDRKYMETILNFGALEVTWIPFSVSQMSTQKEDNPAACSSSSSCRPPTQTSTTADPPLGDFCPSTSKPSSNQSSHSCLSVIQSSAVPTPTIAVVSTHPVKHPSYPVRTQSRLRANPRQVPPDTRVLCVSTSNLQPVSFPQSAGPSPSSVLLQLVQPSLVSAAPLQNQASTPVASTTLLTINQTMYQMIPVVLSQPASCSSWQKKTCGSMNMCVTTSSFDTTPPSSIRPASSCRLSSQTGTTSGTGSGHSTSQKSLSNQLCLPPSSSSTHTTCSAPFCKPLPQPSATNHRDSPVADRPVVSPLKSISTELWLPPTLSYTSSSSVTLPTSTYAASTCRLLPHTEITSDTASPVPDVHQTTSVFLPNHHLPKDDTPATGGPLPSRPDITSSSLKQQQQQSAVVREVADSACDHNVEQVTVRQQEPEENEPTSTVSEESEQAEKLSAPEEESSSVIGHPACSLSKWQPRVSLFRLPVSPTRPGCPLPGFSLVPGDGEDEIYLKEMSEDAQSDADDSGDDFTEPPSSPESPVTLQMVSCSACGAALASIVCSACGRGYHRDCHLPPVGPDIWSEWICSLCQDLSDPSDPYSTDRPQTPQRPCLSVLEQRRCESLLLHLKVEGCGRLSEPGSVWSELKLLSERLAAQPSYQSASEFVCDAWSLFRGASQVQTPDGDALKKLQRSFHSRLVQTFGSELHPSVLKPQSRNTEGGKSCVTRPHTGHQKGSEVTAEEQEVIISRPKLTEIKKRLRDFLVGTPGSKRRKTDQDGGVRPRTKPQLTFGLQTIRMSRPLTSQQPVSSDISPVNR; encoded by the exons gACATGACATCTGCCCTCAGCATGGACGCCGCAGCAGAGCGAGGGAGCACCTGCAGTCAGCAG tgcagcagctgtgacGACTCCTCAGCCAGATGTTGGTGTGTGGACTGTAATGAAGCTCTGTGCAACACGTGTGTGTCGGCTCACCGCAGAGTGACGGTGACCAGATCACATCAGATCCTCGACCAGCTgccagcag gaAGCGTCTCAACTCCTCCCACCCAGTTCTGCAGACTCCACCCTTCTGAGTCGCTTAAACTCTTCTGTTTGACCTGCAACCAGCGCACCTGTAGAGACTGTCAGCTCATGGCTCACATGAACCACAG GTACCAGTTTGTTAGTGAGGTGTTGGACGGCCTGAAGAAGCAGCTGGAGGACTGGCTTCAGCCggtcagaggacagagagacagggtgAGGCAGAGTCTGCTGGACATGGAGACCAG GCTGCAGGACATCAAGGAGTCTGAGTCTCAGCTGAGGGCGGAGCTGCTGCGCTCTTACACCATCATATGCCAGCGCCTGAAAAGCAGGATGGTGGACATTCTGAAAGAGGTCGAG AAGGTGTGTGAGATGGAGTGTGACAGCATTCAGAGGAGGATGCAGAAGCTGAAGGATCTGCAGCACCGGTGGCAGTTAGTGACTGAAGCGGCACGAAAAGCCCAAAGCAGCGGCGACCTGTCGGCTCTGCTGAGCTTCAGAACGCAG ATCAAGGCCCAGCTGGAGACTGTGGCGGATCAGGACTTGTCTCCTCCTCAGACGATGTCTCAGCTGAGGGTCGTCACTGACAGGAAGTACATGGAGACCATTTTAAACTTTG GTGCACTCGAAGTTACGTGGATccccttctctgtctcacaAATGTCCACTCAGAAAGAAGACAATCCAGCcgcctgctcctcctcctcctcctgcagaccCCCCACCCAAACCAGCACAACCGCTGACCCTCCTCTCGGAGACTTCTGCCCTTCTACATCAAAGCCGTCGTCCAATCAGTCAAGTCATTCCTGTCTGAGTGTCATCCAATCCAGTGCTGTCCCGACCCCGACCATTGCAGTTGTCTCCACTCACCCTGTCAAACATCCGTCCTATCCTGTGAGGACACAGTCTCGCCTGAGAGCCAACCCGAGACAGGTGCCTCCAGACACTCGTGTCCTTTGTGTCTCTACCTCGAACCTGCAGCCTGTCAGCTTCCCCCAGTCAGCAGGTCCGTCTCCGTCCTCTGTGCTGCTCCAGCTTGTCCAACCCTCACTGGTTTCGGCCGCTCCTCTTCAGAACCAGGCCTCCACCCCCGTTGCCAGCACCACCCTGCTGACTATAAACCAGACCATGTACCAAATGATTCCCGTGGTTCTCAGCCAGCCTGCGTCCTGCTCTTCGTGGCAGAAGAAAACTTGTGGCAGTATGAACATGTGTGTCACCACGTCCTCCTTCGACAccactcctccctcctccatccgTCCTGCATCCTCCTGCAGGCTGTCCTCACAAACTGGGACCACCAGTGGCACTGGCTCAGGTCATTCTACATCACAGAAGTCTTTGTCCAATCAGCTGTGTCttccaccttcctcctcctccacccacaccACCTGCTCTGCACCCTTCTGTAAGCCCCTCCCCCAACCCAGTGCGACCAATCACAGAGACTCGCCCGTTGCAGACAGACCTGTCGTATCACCTTTGAAGTCCATATCCACTGAGCTGTGGCTTCCTCCCACTTTGTCGtacacctcttcctcctccgtcACTTTGCCCACATCCACGTACGCGGCTTCCACCTGCAGGCTCCTCCCCCACACTGAGATCACTAGTGACACTGCCTCACCTGTCCCAGACGTCCATCAGACTACATCGGTGTTCTTACCAAACCACCACCTTCCGAAGGATGACACCCCTGCGACCGGCGGGCCTCTGCCCTCCCGCcctgacatcacttcctcctctctgaagcagcagcagcagcagagtgctGTGGTGAGGGAGGTGGCGGACTCTGCCTGTGACCACAATGTAGAGCAGGTGACAGTGAGGCAGCAGGAACCGGAAGAGAACGAACCCACGTCCACCGTGTCTGAAGAAAGCGAACAAGCTGAGAAGCTGTCGGCGCCCGAGGAGGAATCGAGCTCTGTGATTGGACACCCGGCCTGCAGTCTGAGCAAATGGCAGCCCAGAGTGTCTCTGTTCAGGCTGCCTGTGTCTCCGACCCGCCCTGGATGCCCCCTCCCTGGCTTTAGTCTTGTCCCAGGTGATGGGGAAGATGAGATTTACCTGAAAGAGATGAGTGAAGACGCTCAG TCCGACGCTGATGACAGCGGAGATGACTTCACAGAGCCGCCGTCATCGCCGGAGTCTCCTGTGACGCTGCAGATGGTCAGCTGCTCCGCCTGTGGGGCAGCGTTGGCCTCCATCGTGTGCTCGGCGTGCGGGCGAGGATACCACAGAGACTGTCACCTTCCTCCTGTTGGACCCGACATCTG GTCCGAGTGGATCTGCTCACTGTGTCAGGACCTGTCGGACCCCTCGGACCCCTACAGCACCGACCGACCTCAGACACCTCAGAGACCCTGTCTCAGTGTGCTGGAGCAGAGG AGGTGTGAGAGtctgctgctgcacctgaaGGTCGAAGGCTGCGGCCGACTTTCTGAG CCGGGTTCCGTGTGGTCggagctgaagctgctgtcGGAGCGTCTGGCCGCCCAGCCGTCGTACCAGTCGGCTTCAGAGTTCGTCTGTGACGCGTGGAGTCTGTTCAGAGGCGCCTCACAGGTACAAACACCT GACGGTGATGCTTTGAAGAAACTGCAGCGGAGTTTTCACAGCAGGTTGGTGCAGACCTTCGGTTCAGAGCTTCATCCTTCAGTCCTGAAgccacagagcagaaacactgagggaGGCAAATCGTGTGTCACACGTCCACACACGGGTCACCAgaaggggtcagaggtcacggcggaggaacaggaagtgatcaTCAGTAGGCCTAAACTGACAGAGATAAAGAAGAGGCTGCGAGACTTTCTGGTGGGAACTCCCGGATCCAAGAGGAGAAAGACGGACCAAGACGGAGGCGTGAGACCCAGGACAAAACCCCAGCTCACGTTTGGGCTCCAGACCATCAGAATGAGtcgacctctgacctcccagCAACCAGTGAGTTCTGACATTTCACCTGTGAACAGATGA